Proteins from a genomic interval of Oreochromis aureus strain Israel breed Guangdong linkage group 6, ZZ_aureus, whole genome shotgun sequence:
- the LOC116328329 gene encoding UTP--glucose-1-phosphate uridylyltransferase-like isoform X1 has product MSLTVADLTRRAMTEFEEKLRQQHEDSMHRELEALLTTTNKAEAEISRKDFDGFKKLFHRFLQVKGPSVDWAKINRPPEELIQPYDRIKARGLPDNIAVSLNKLAVVKLNGGLGTSMGCKGPKSLISVRNENTFLDLTVKQIEHLNKTFNADVPLVLMNSFNTDEDTKKILQKYKHHQVKIHTFNQSRYPRINKESLLPIAKSMGTSGENAEAWYPPGHGDIYASFHNSGLLDKLIAEGKEYIFVSNIDNLGATVDLFILNHLMSQPADKRCEFIMEVTDKTRADVKGGTLIQYEDHLRLLEIAQVPKAHVDEFKSVTKFKIFNTNNLWISLPAIKRLQEKNSMDLEIIVNPKTLDGGLNVIQLETAVGAAIKSFNNAMGVNVPRSRFLPVKTSSDLLLVMSNLYTLDAGSLTMSKKREFLTTPHVKLGSSFTKVQEFLARFENIPDMLELDHLTVSGDVTFGKNVSLKGTVIIIANHGDRIDIPAGAMLENKIVSGNLRILDH; this is encoded by the exons ATGTCTCTGACTGTAGCTG ATCTGACTCGGAGAGCAATGACAGAGTTTGAGGAGAAGCTCCGTCAGCAACATGAGGATTCGATGCACCGTGAGCTGGAGGCTCTGCTCACCACAACCAACAAAGCTGAAGCAGAG ATCTCCAGAAAAGATTTTGATGGTTTCAAGAAGCTCTTCCACAGATTCCTGCAAGTCAAAGGGCCTTCAGTGGACTGGGCCAAGATCAACCGGCCACCGGAGGAGTTG ATCCAGCCCTATGACAGGATCAAGGCGAGGGGACTACCTGACAACATCGCTGTCAGTCTCAACAAACTTGCTGTGGTTAAACTAAATGGCGGTCTAGGAACCAGCATGGGCTGCAAGGGCCCAAAGAGTCTGATCAGTGTCCGCAATGAGAACACCTTCTTGGACTTGACGGTGAAACAAATTGAG CATCTAAACAAAACCTTTAATGCTGATGTGCCGCTTGTACTCATGAACTCCTTCAACACCGACGAGGATACAAAGAAGATCCTGCAGAaatacaaacaccaccaagtcaaAATCCACACTTTCAATCAGAGCAG GTATCCGAGGATCAACAAGGAGTCCCTCCTGCCGATTGCTAAGAGCATGGGCACCAGTGGCGAAAATGCCGAGGCCTGGTACCCGCCAGGGCACGGAGACATCTACGCCAGCTTCCACAACTCCGGGCTCCTGGACAAACTCATTGCTGAAGGGAAAGAGTACATCTTTGTTTCCAACATCGACAACCTGGGAGCCACAGTTGACCTGTTCATCCTCAACCATCTGATGAGCCAGCCGGCCGACAAACGCTGCGAGTTCATCATGGAGGTCACAGACAAGACCAGAGCCGACGTCAAG GGTGGTACTCTGATCCAGTATGAGGATCATCTGAGGCTGCTGGAGATCGCACAGGTCCCTAAGGCCCACGTTGACGAATTTAAGTCTGTTACCAAGTTCAAGATCTTCAACACCAACAATTTGTGGATCTCTCTGCCCGCCATCAAGAGGTTGCAAGAGAAGAACTCCATGGACCTGGAGATCATCGTCAATCCAAAG ACCCTGGATGGTGGGCTGAATGTCATCCAGCTAGAGACAGCTGTGGGTGCTGCCATCAAAAGCTTTAACAATGCCATGGGTGTGAACGTGCCCCGTAGCCGCTTCCTGCCCGTAAAGACATCATCTGAcctgctgctggtgatgtccAATCTGTACACCCTGGACGCCGGCTCTCTCACCATGAGCAAGAAGAGAGAGTTTCTGACCACGCCTCATGTCAAACTGGGCAGCTCCTTCACAAAG gttcaggagtttctggcaaGATTTGAAAACATCCCTGACATGTTGGAGCTTGATCATCTCACTGTGTCTGGAGACGTCACCTTCGGGAAGAACGTCTCTCTCAAA GGTACTGTCATCATCATAGCTAATCATGGTGACCGGATAGATATTCCTGCTGGAGCAATGCTGGAGAACAAGATTGTTTCAGGAAATCTGCGGATCCTTGACCATTGA
- the LOC116329828 gene encoding malate dehydrogenase, cytoplasmic: protein MAEPIRVLVTGAAGQIAYSLLYSIAKGDVFGKDQPIILILLDIPPMLPVLDGVVMELQDCALPLLKEVIPTDKVEVAFKDIDAAILVGSMPRKEGMERKDLLKANVAIFKTQGAALDKYAKKTVKVLVVGNPANTNCLIASKSAPSIPKENFSCLTRLDHNRACSQVAMRCGVSSDQVKNVIIWGNHSSTQYPDVHHAKVNLQGAETEAYQAIKDDAWLRGDFISTVQQRGAAVIKARKLSSAMSAAKAICDHMRDIWFGTKEGEFVSMGVYASGNSYNIPEDLIYSFPVQIKNSTWKVVDGLPINDFSRAKMDATAAELVEERDTALDFLSQ from the exons ATG GCTGAACCAATCCGTGTTCTGGTGACCGGCGCTGCTGGCCAGATTGCCTACTCCCTGCTGTACAGCATCGCCAAAGGAGATGTGTTCGGGAAGGACCAG CCAATCATCTTGATCCTCCTGGACATCCCCCCCATGCTGCCAGTGCTTGATGGAGTCGTCATGGAGCTGCAGGACTGCGCCCTTCCCCTGCTGAAGG AGGTCATCCCCACTGACAAGGTAGAAGTGGCTTTCAAGGACATTGACGCCGCCATCTTGGTGGGTTCAATGCCCAGAAAGGAGGGCATGGAGAGGAAGGACCTGCTCAAGGCCAACGTGGCCATCTTCAAAACGCAAGGAGCTGCCCTGGACAAGTATGCCAAGAAGACCGTCAAG GTTTTGGTGGTTGGAAACCCTGCAAACACCAACTGTCTGATCGCCTCCAAGTCCGCTCCATCCATCCCTAAAGAGAACTTCTCCTGCCTGACCCGACTGGACCACAACAGAGCCTGCTCCCAG GTGGCGATGCGCTGTGGCGTGTCCTCTGACCAAGTGAAGAACGTCATCATCTGGGGCAACCACTCCTCCACCCAGTACCCCGATGTCCACCACGCTAAGGTCAACCTCCAGGGGGCCGAGACGGAAGCCTACCAAGCCATCAAGGACGATGCCTGGCTCAGAGGAGACTTCATCTCT ACAGTGCAGCAGCGTGGTGCTGCTGTCATCAAGGCCAGGAAGCTGTCCAGTGCCATGTCTGCAGCCAAGGCCATCTGTGACCACATGAGGGACATCTGGTTTGGCACCAAGGAG GGTGAATTTGTCTCCATGGGTGTCTATGCTTCTGGAAACTCGTACAACATCCCAGAGGACCTTATCTACTCTTTCCCAGTCCAAATCAAG AACTCGACCTGGAAAGTGGTCGATGGCCTTCCCATCAATGACTTTTCCCGAGCCAAGATGGACGCCACAGCGGCAGAGCTGGTGGAGGAGCGAGACACTGCCCTGGATTTCCTCTCCCAGTGA
- the LOC116328329 gene encoding UTP--glucose-1-phosphate uridylyltransferase-like isoform X2 has protein sequence MTEFEEKLRQQHEDSMHRELEALLTTTNKAEAEISRKDFDGFKKLFHRFLQVKGPSVDWAKINRPPEELIQPYDRIKARGLPDNIAVSLNKLAVVKLNGGLGTSMGCKGPKSLISVRNENTFLDLTVKQIEHLNKTFNADVPLVLMNSFNTDEDTKKILQKYKHHQVKIHTFNQSRYPRINKESLLPIAKSMGTSGENAEAWYPPGHGDIYASFHNSGLLDKLIAEGKEYIFVSNIDNLGATVDLFILNHLMSQPADKRCEFIMEVTDKTRADVKGGTLIQYEDHLRLLEIAQVPKAHVDEFKSVTKFKIFNTNNLWISLPAIKRLQEKNSMDLEIIVNPKTLDGGLNVIQLETAVGAAIKSFNNAMGVNVPRSRFLPVKTSSDLLLVMSNLYTLDAGSLTMSKKREFLTTPHVKLGSSFTKVQEFLARFENIPDMLELDHLTVSGDVTFGKNVSLKGTVIIIANHGDRIDIPAGAMLENKIVSGNLRILDH, from the exons ATGACAGAGTTTGAGGAGAAGCTCCGTCAGCAACATGAGGATTCGATGCACCGTGAGCTGGAGGCTCTGCTCACCACAACCAACAAAGCTGAAGCAGAG ATCTCCAGAAAAGATTTTGATGGTTTCAAGAAGCTCTTCCACAGATTCCTGCAAGTCAAAGGGCCTTCAGTGGACTGGGCCAAGATCAACCGGCCACCGGAGGAGTTG ATCCAGCCCTATGACAGGATCAAGGCGAGGGGACTACCTGACAACATCGCTGTCAGTCTCAACAAACTTGCTGTGGTTAAACTAAATGGCGGTCTAGGAACCAGCATGGGCTGCAAGGGCCCAAAGAGTCTGATCAGTGTCCGCAATGAGAACACCTTCTTGGACTTGACGGTGAAACAAATTGAG CATCTAAACAAAACCTTTAATGCTGATGTGCCGCTTGTACTCATGAACTCCTTCAACACCGACGAGGATACAAAGAAGATCCTGCAGAaatacaaacaccaccaagtcaaAATCCACACTTTCAATCAGAGCAG GTATCCGAGGATCAACAAGGAGTCCCTCCTGCCGATTGCTAAGAGCATGGGCACCAGTGGCGAAAATGCCGAGGCCTGGTACCCGCCAGGGCACGGAGACATCTACGCCAGCTTCCACAACTCCGGGCTCCTGGACAAACTCATTGCTGAAGGGAAAGAGTACATCTTTGTTTCCAACATCGACAACCTGGGAGCCACAGTTGACCTGTTCATCCTCAACCATCTGATGAGCCAGCCGGCCGACAAACGCTGCGAGTTCATCATGGAGGTCACAGACAAGACCAGAGCCGACGTCAAG GGTGGTACTCTGATCCAGTATGAGGATCATCTGAGGCTGCTGGAGATCGCACAGGTCCCTAAGGCCCACGTTGACGAATTTAAGTCTGTTACCAAGTTCAAGATCTTCAACACCAACAATTTGTGGATCTCTCTGCCCGCCATCAAGAGGTTGCAAGAGAAGAACTCCATGGACCTGGAGATCATCGTCAATCCAAAG ACCCTGGATGGTGGGCTGAATGTCATCCAGCTAGAGACAGCTGTGGGTGCTGCCATCAAAAGCTTTAACAATGCCATGGGTGTGAACGTGCCCCGTAGCCGCTTCCTGCCCGTAAAGACATCATCTGAcctgctgctggtgatgtccAATCTGTACACCCTGGACGCCGGCTCTCTCACCATGAGCAAGAAGAGAGAGTTTCTGACCACGCCTCATGTCAAACTGGGCAGCTCCTTCACAAAG gttcaggagtttctggcaaGATTTGAAAACATCCCTGACATGTTGGAGCTTGATCATCTCACTGTGTCTGGAGACGTCACCTTCGGGAAGAACGTCTCTCTCAAA GGTACTGTCATCATCATAGCTAATCATGGTGACCGGATAGATATTCCTGCTGGAGCAATGCTGGAGAACAAGATTGTTTCAGGAAATCTGCGGATCCTTGACCATTGA
- the LOC116328329 gene encoding UTP--glucose-1-phosphate uridylyltransferase-like isoform X3 has product MGEPEVNNPEISRKDFDGFKKLFHRFLQVKGPSVDWAKINRPPEELIQPYDRIKARGLPDNIAVSLNKLAVVKLNGGLGTSMGCKGPKSLISVRNENTFLDLTVKQIEHLNKTFNADVPLVLMNSFNTDEDTKKILQKYKHHQVKIHTFNQSRYPRINKESLLPIAKSMGTSGENAEAWYPPGHGDIYASFHNSGLLDKLIAEGKEYIFVSNIDNLGATVDLFILNHLMSQPADKRCEFIMEVTDKTRADVKGGTLIQYEDHLRLLEIAQVPKAHVDEFKSVTKFKIFNTNNLWISLPAIKRLQEKNSMDLEIIVNPKTLDGGLNVIQLETAVGAAIKSFNNAMGVNVPRSRFLPVKTSSDLLLVMSNLYTLDAGSLTMSKKREFLTTPHVKLGSSFTKVQEFLARFENIPDMLELDHLTVSGDVTFGKNVSLKGTVIIIANHGDRIDIPAGAMLENKIVSGNLRILDH; this is encoded by the exons ATGGGGGAACCTGAGGTGAACAACCCAGAG ATCTCCAGAAAAGATTTTGATGGTTTCAAGAAGCTCTTCCACAGATTCCTGCAAGTCAAAGGGCCTTCAGTGGACTGGGCCAAGATCAACCGGCCACCGGAGGAGTTG ATCCAGCCCTATGACAGGATCAAGGCGAGGGGACTACCTGACAACATCGCTGTCAGTCTCAACAAACTTGCTGTGGTTAAACTAAATGGCGGTCTAGGAACCAGCATGGGCTGCAAGGGCCCAAAGAGTCTGATCAGTGTCCGCAATGAGAACACCTTCTTGGACTTGACGGTGAAACAAATTGAG CATCTAAACAAAACCTTTAATGCTGATGTGCCGCTTGTACTCATGAACTCCTTCAACACCGACGAGGATACAAAGAAGATCCTGCAGAaatacaaacaccaccaagtcaaAATCCACACTTTCAATCAGAGCAG GTATCCGAGGATCAACAAGGAGTCCCTCCTGCCGATTGCTAAGAGCATGGGCACCAGTGGCGAAAATGCCGAGGCCTGGTACCCGCCAGGGCACGGAGACATCTACGCCAGCTTCCACAACTCCGGGCTCCTGGACAAACTCATTGCTGAAGGGAAAGAGTACATCTTTGTTTCCAACATCGACAACCTGGGAGCCACAGTTGACCTGTTCATCCTCAACCATCTGATGAGCCAGCCGGCCGACAAACGCTGCGAGTTCATCATGGAGGTCACAGACAAGACCAGAGCCGACGTCAAG GGTGGTACTCTGATCCAGTATGAGGATCATCTGAGGCTGCTGGAGATCGCACAGGTCCCTAAGGCCCACGTTGACGAATTTAAGTCTGTTACCAAGTTCAAGATCTTCAACACCAACAATTTGTGGATCTCTCTGCCCGCCATCAAGAGGTTGCAAGAGAAGAACTCCATGGACCTGGAGATCATCGTCAATCCAAAG ACCCTGGATGGTGGGCTGAATGTCATCCAGCTAGAGACAGCTGTGGGTGCTGCCATCAAAAGCTTTAACAATGCCATGGGTGTGAACGTGCCCCGTAGCCGCTTCCTGCCCGTAAAGACATCATCTGAcctgctgctggtgatgtccAATCTGTACACCCTGGACGCCGGCTCTCTCACCATGAGCAAGAAGAGAGAGTTTCTGACCACGCCTCATGTCAAACTGGGCAGCTCCTTCACAAAG gttcaggagtttctggcaaGATTTGAAAACATCCCTGACATGTTGGAGCTTGATCATCTCACTGTGTCTGGAGACGTCACCTTCGGGAAGAACGTCTCTCTCAAA GGTACTGTCATCATCATAGCTAATCATGGTGACCGGATAGATATTCCTGCTGGAGCAATGCTGGAGAACAAGATTGTTTCAGGAAATCTGCGGATCCTTGACCATTGA